In Equus quagga isolate Etosha38 chromosome 14, UCLA_HA_Equagga_1.0, whole genome shotgun sequence, one DNA window encodes the following:
- the FSD1 gene encoding fibronectin type III and SPRY domain-containing protein 1, whose amino-acid sequence MEDQREALRKIITTLAVKNEEIQSFIYSLKQMLLNVEGNSAKVQEDLEAEFLSLFSVLEELKEGMLMKIKQDRASRTYELQNQLAACTRALESSEELLETANQTLQAADSKDFPQAAKQIKDGVTMAPAFRLSLKAKVSDNMSHLMVDFAQERRMLQALKFLPVPSTPVIDLAESLVADNCVTLVWRMPDEDSKIDHYVLEYRRTNFEGPPRLKEEQPWMVVEGIRQTEYTLTGLKFDMKYMNFRVKACNKAVAGEFSEPVTLETPAFMFRLDASTSHQNLRVEDLAVEWDAMGGKVQDIKTREKDGKGRTASPVNSPARGTPSPKRMPSGRGGRDRFTAESYTVLGDTLIDGGEHYWEVRYEPDSKAFGVGVAYRSLGRFEQLGKTAASWCLHVNNWLQVSFTAKHANKAKVLDAPVPDSLGVHCDFHQGLLSFYNARTKQLLHTFKAKFTQPLLPAFTVWCGSFQVTTGLQVPSSVRCLQKRGSATSSSNTSLT is encoded by the exons ATGGAGGACCAGAGG GAGGCTCTTCGGAAGATCATCACGACGCTGGCCGTAAAGAACGAGGAGATTCAGAGCTTCATCTACTCCCTTAAGCAGATGCTCCTGAATGTGGAG GGAAACTCGGCCAAGGTGCAGGAGGACCTGGAGGCGGAGTTCCTGTCCCTCTTCTCTGTCCTGGAGGAGCTGAAGGAAGGCATGCTCATGAAGATAAAGCAGGACCGCGCCAGCCGCACCTATGAGCTGCAG AACCAGCTGGCTGCCTGCACGCGGGCCCTGGAGAGCTCCGAGGAGCTTCTGGAGACAGCCAACCAGACCCTGCAGGCCGCCGACAGCAAGGACTTCCCGCAG GCTGCCAAGCAAATCAAAGATGG TGTGACCATGGCCCCCGCCTTCCGGCTGTCATTGAAAGCCAAGGTCAGCGACAACATGAGTCACCTCATGGTGGACTTTGCACAGGAGCGGCGGATGCTGCAGGCACTCAAGTTCCTGCCTG TGCCCAGCACCCCCGTGATCGACCTGGCCGAGTCCTTGGTGGCGGATAACTGCGTGACCCTGGTGTGGCGCATGCCGGACGAGGACAGCAAGATTGACCACTACGTGCTGGAGTACCGGCGGACCAACTTCGAGGGCCCACCCCGCCTGAAGGAGGAGCAGCCCTGGATGGTGGTCGAGGGCATCCGGCAGACGGAGTACACCCTGACCG GTCTCAAGTTTGACATGAAATACATGAATTTCCGGGTGAAGGCCTGTAATAAGGCAGTTGCAGGCGAGTTCTCCGAGCCGGTGACCCTGGAGACACCAG CCTTCATGTTCCGCCTGGATGCGTCCACATCCCACCAGAACCTGCGGGTGGAGGATCTCGCCGTCGAGTGGGACGCCATGGGCGGGAAGGTGCAGGATATCAAGACTCGTGAGAAAGATGGCAAGGGGCGGACGGCGTCTCCCGTCAACTCGCCGGCCAG AGGTACTCCATCCCCCAAGAGGATGCCCTCAGGTCGCGGGGGACGGGATCGCTTCACAGCTGAGTCCTACACGGTGCTGG gggacaCGCTGATCGACGGCGGGGAGCATTACTGGGAGGTGCGCTACGAGCCCGACAGCAAGGCGTTCGGCGTAGGGGTGGCCTATCGCAGCCTGGGCCGCTTCGAGCAGCTGGGCAAGACCGCCGCGTCCTGGTGTCTGCACGTCAACAACTGGCTGCAGGTCAGCTTCACAGCCAAGCACGCCAACAAGGCCAAGGTGCTGGACGCGCCCGTGCCCGACAGCCTGGGCGTGCACTGCGACTTCCACCAAG gcctcctgTCCTTCTACAACGCGCGCACCAAGCAGCTCCTGCACACTTTCAAGGCCAAGTTCACGCAGCCACTGCTGCCCGCCTTCACG gTGTGGTGTGGCAGCTTCCAGGTGACGACAGGCCTGCAGGTCCCGAGCTCTGTGCGCTGCCTGCAGAAGCGGGGCAGTGCCACCAGCAGCTCCAACACCAGCCTCACCTAG
- the TMIGD2 gene encoding transmembrane and immunoglobulin domain-containing protein 2, which produces MGPLRTALVLLWPLWALRAATGLAVLQEPRLLQVRQDSEVTLTCQVVQAQAWERLRVEWLKDDASLCQSFISNSSLSLGGCGPWGWLSWRPPGTVTLRLASVSLNDSGRYVCWAATEIPELEEAEGSGTQLLVDTDDGPQKPIPSITGRLLALLVAGSAALVVAAIALGAWIWGRRRCGHKDAGNQLYGNVLYRPRGAPKRTEASPAEGKSPP; this is translated from the exons ATGGGGCCCCTGCGCACGGCGCTGGTCCTTCTGTGGCCGCTTTGGG CCCTGCGAGCAGCCACAGGCCTCGCCGTGCTTCAGGAGCCCCGCTTGCTGCAGGTGCGGCAGGACAGCGAGGTGACCTTGACCTGCCAGGTGGTGCAGGCCCAGGCCTGGGAGCGACTCCGCGTGGAGTGGCTCAAGGATGACGCCAGCCTGTGCCAGTCATTCATCTCCAACAGCAGCCTCAGCCTGGGGGGCTGCGGGCCCTGGGGATGGCTCTCCTGGCGGCCGCCTGGCACTGTCACCCTGCGGCTGGCCAGCGTGAGCCTCAACGACAGCGGGCGCTACGTGTGCTGGGCGGCCACGGAGAtcccagagctggaggaggccgAGGGCAGCGGAACGCAGCTCCTGGTGGACACAG ATGACGGGCCACAGAAGCCGATCCCCAGCATCACAG GACGACTCTTGGCGCTGCTGGTGGCGGGGAGCGCGGCCCTGGTCGTGGCCGCGATCGCGCTGGGCGCCTGGATCTGGGGCCGCCGCCGCTGCGGGCACAAGGACGCAG ggAATCAGCTGTACGGCAACGTCCTCTACCGGCCCCGGGGGGCCCCAAAGAGGACCGAGGCATCGCCGGCGGAGGGAAAG AGTCCCCCCTGA
- the SHD gene encoding SH2 domain-containing adapter protein D, with protein MAKWLRDYLSFGARRPPPQPPTPDYTESDILRAYREQKDLDFEDPYEDADGRPEPDPGGAGDAKYDSPKHRLIKVEAADAARAKVLLGSPGGESEGDTEYSDPFDAQPHPPPPDDGYMEPYDAQWVVSELPCRGVQLYDTPYEEQDREPGDGPPSGRRPRQSRLPPEDERPADEYDQPWEWKKDHISKAFAVQFDSPEWERTSGSAKELRRPPPRSPQPAERVDAALPLEKQPWFHGPLSRADAESLLSLCKEGSYLVRLSETSPQDCSLSLRSSQGFLHLKFARTRENQFVLGQHSGPFASVSELVLHYSSRPLPVQGAEHLALLYPVGTQTP; from the exons ATGGCCAAGTGGCTCCGGGACTATCTGAGCTTTGGCGCTCGGAGGCCCCCTCCGCAGCCGCCCACCCCCGACTACACGGAGAGCGACATCCTCAGGGCCTACCGGGAGCAGAAGGACCTGGACTTCGAGGACCCCTATGAGGACGCGGACGGCCGCCCCGAGCCCGACCCCGGAGGCGCCGGCGACGCCAAGTACGACTCCCCGAAGCACCGGCTCATTAAGGTGGAGGCGGCGGACGCGGCCAGAGCCAAGGTCCTATTGGGCAGCCCCGGGGGCGAG TCAGAAGGTGACACCGAGTACTCGGACCCCTTCGATGCCCAGCCCCACCCGCCACCCCCGGATGACGGCTACATGGAGCCCTACGATGCCCAGTGGGTCGTGAGCG AACTGCCGTGCAGAGGGGTGCAGCTGTATGACACTCCTTACGAGGAGCAGGACCGAGAGCCGGGGGACGGGCCTCCTTCCGGGCGGAGGCCTCGACAGAGCCGGCTGCCCCCGGAAGATGAACGTCCCGCCGATGAGTATGACCAGCCCTGGGAGTGGAAGAAAGACCACATCTCCAAGGCGTTCGCAG TGCAGTTCGACAGTCCGGAGTGGGAAAGGACCTCGGGCTCCGCCAAGGAGCTGCGGAGACCCCCGCCCAGAAGCCCCCAGCCCGCGGAGCGCGTGGACGCGGCCCTGCCCCTGGAGAAACAGCC GTGGTTTCACGGCCCCCTGAGCAGGGCGGATGCCGAGAGCCTCCTGTCGCTCTGCAAGGAAGGCAGCTACCTGGTGCGGCTCAGCGAGACCAGCCCCCAGGACTGCTCCCTGTCCCTCAG GAGCAGCCAGGGCTTTCTGCATCTGAAGTTCGCGCGGACCCGAGAGAACCAGTTTGTGCTGGGCCAGCACAGCGGTCCCTTCGCCAGCGTGTCGGAGCTGGTGCTCCATTACAGCTCCCGTCCCCTGCCCGTGCAGGGCGCGGAGCATCTGGCCCTGCTGTACCCGGTGGGCACACAGACCCCCTGA
- the LOC124225226 gene encoding basic proline-rich protein-like isoform X2, translated as MPSAGAPGQGEGHPRKRADFPRAARPPATSGKPGIPFLRVRGSGTAPPAEAPSPGCARAPGSQRSRRPPRGRGRRAQSWAAGTAPPARRILCCAPLGSGGSPGSRGPRPGRPDPVPAPGTKGDKAPPILLHVLERLYRRRRRAPGRWDFGEGARGRTPQPPPTPGRVPGSVVKASPPTPTSASAAPPPPLPLRPPGGDGDLQLFWGGGAAARGGRGDAGREWRGPGPRQPDADPEDRGRRERARRAGAARRFPAWE; from the coding sequence ATGCCGAGCGCGGGGGCGCCGGGCCAGGGCGAGGGGCATCCGCGGAAGCGCGCGGACTTTCCGCGGGCAGCTCGGCCGCCCGCCACCTCCGGGAAGCCCGGGATCCCTTTCTTGAGGGTCCGGGGGTCGGGGACAGCGCCGCCTGCGGAAGCCCCCAGCCCCGGCTGTGCCCGGGCGCCCGGTTCTCAGCGCAGCCGGCGGCCTCCCCGGGGGCGCGGGCGCCGCGCGCAAAGTTGGGCCGCGGGGACGGCGCCCCCGGCGCGGCGCATCCTTTGTTGCGCTCCTCTCGGCTCCGGGGGGAGCCCCGGGTCCCGCGGCCCCCGGCCCGGCCGCCCCGATCCGGTCCCAGCCCCGGGCACAAAGGGAGATAAAGCTCCTCCAATCCTCCTTCACGTTTTGGAAAGACTTTACCGCCGCCGCCGGCGCGCGCCCGGGaggtgggactttggggagggggcgCGCGGGCGGACGCCCCAGCCCCCGCCGACCCCCGGCCGCGTCCCGGGCAGCGTCGTCAAGGCTTCCCCGCCCACCCCCACCTCCGCCTCCGCGgctcccccgcctcccctccccctgcgcCCCCCTGGAGGTGACGGAGACCTTCAGCTGTTCTGGGGAGGGGGCGCCGCCGCCCGCGGAGGGAGGGGGGACGCGGGGCGGGAGTGGCGGGGACCGGGGCCGCGGCAGCCGGACGCTGACCCGGAGGACCGAGGCCGGCGGGAGCGAGCGAGGCGCGCGGGAG